A genome region from Coprococcus phoceensis includes the following:
- a CDS encoding helix-turn-helix domain-containing protein, protein MYEKFETLLKQNNVTPYRVHKETGISTATLSDWKNGKSEPKKDKIEKICDYFEVPLSYFYGNDGIEEKPVLTKRDTKEITEMLNDMESLLQQDGLMFDGDPATPEAIDSILSAMKIGMEMAKQKNKEKYTPKKYKKD, encoded by the coding sequence ATGTATGAAAAATTTGAAACACTTTTAAAACAAAATAATGTGACCCCATATAGGGTTCACAAAGAAACTGGCATATCCACAGCTACTCTTTCAGACTGGAAAAATGGCAAGAGTGAACCTAAAAAAGATAAAATCGAAAAAATATGTGACTATTTTGAAGTTCCTTTATCCTATTTTTATGGAAATGATGGCATCGAAGAAAAACCAGTCTTAACAAAAAGAGATACTAAGGAAATAACCGAAATGTTGAATGATATGGAAAGCTTACTTCAGCAAGATGGTCTCATGTTTGACGGAGACCCAGCTACACCGGAAGCGATTGATTCCATATTGTCTGCCATGAAAATCGGAATGGAGATGGCTAAGCAGAAAAACAAAGAAAAGTACACACCTAAAAAATATAAAAAGGATTGA
- a CDS encoding DUF4145 domain-containing protein, with product MKGMINMSNIKIESNKFSSEYISSLAYKPTNVCPVCKANISPFPLYAFAYDVGYCVQHACVLNYCTGCHAPFISTYEVSADGSGNSCEINYIGSEPNRFVKQDFDNKISELSPQFDKIYNQALAAESSGLDEIAGLGYRKALEFLIKDYAIHEYPDEAESIKSKPLVQCIKNYISADNIKTLAERSAWIGNDEAHYIRKQEARDVSDMKSFIQAIVYFIGMMLITEDAASMNPVK from the coding sequence ATGAAAGGAATGATTAATATGTCCAATATTAAAATTGAAAGTAATAAATTTTCGTCCGAATACATCTCTTCTTTAGCATATAAGCCTACAAATGTTTGTCCCGTTTGCAAAGCAAATATCTCACCATTCCCTTTATATGCTTTTGCTTATGATGTCGGATATTGTGTCCAACACGCATGTGTTTTGAATTACTGCACTGGATGCCATGCTCCATTTATAAGTACTTATGAAGTATCTGCTGATGGAAGTGGCAACTCATGCGAAATTAACTATATTGGTTCTGAACCAAATCGTTTTGTCAAACAGGATTTCGATAATAAGATATCTGAGCTGTCACCTCAATTTGATAAAATATATAATCAAGCTCTTGCCGCCGAATCTTCTGGTCTCGATGAAATTGCAGGTCTTGGATATCGAAAAGCTCTGGAATTCCTTATCAAGGATTATGCTATCCATGAGTATCCAGATGAAGCTGAATCAATTAAATCTAAACCATTGGTACAATGCATTAAAAACTACATTTCTGCCGATAATATAAAAACTTTAGCTGAACGTTCTGCATGGATCGGGAATGATGAAGCCCACTACATTCGAAAACAAGAAGCTCGCGATGTTTCTGATATGAAATCATTTATTCAAGCAATTGTATACTTTATTGGGATGATGCTTATTACTGAAGATGCCGCATCTATGAATCCTGTGAAATAG
- a CDS encoding ImmA/IrrE family metallo-endopeptidase codes for MDIKKRVNQIVRKYGTRNPLEIVEKMDMILVRYPLEGVRGFYHYFQRNHIIYVDDRLPDHMVLFVIAHELGHVFLHKKSNAIFMDTRTHFVKNKYENEANLFAMNLLISDEDIEEHLEYTTSQLSRLFGYEKSLIELRLKNFN; via the coding sequence ATGGATATTAAAAAACGAGTGAATCAAATTGTCCGAAAATACGGCACAAGAAATCCACTCGAAATTGTTGAGAAAATGGATATGATTTTAGTACGATATCCATTGGAAGGTGTTCGTGGCTTCTATCACTACTTTCAGCGTAATCATATAATTTACGTCGACGATAGACTTCCGGATCACATGGTATTGTTTGTGATTGCACATGAACTTGGACATGTATTCCTACATAAGAAAAGTAATGCAATATTCATGGATACAAGAACGCACTTTGTCAAAAACAAATATGAAAACGAAGCGAATCTTTTTGCTATGAATTTACTTATAAGCGATGAAGATATAGAAGAACATCTTGAATATACAACTTCTCAGCTATCACGTCTTTTCGGATATGAAAAAAGTTTGATAGAATTGAGACTAAAAAATTTTAATTGA
- a CDS encoding helix-turn-helix domain-containing protein, protein MYKKFDELLSKTNKTIYRVAKDTGIATATLYDWRDGITTPKLDKLKILADYFGVSIKYFIEQNTGLDVQ, encoded by the coding sequence GTGTACAAAAAATTTGATGAATTATTATCAAAAACAAACAAAACAATTTATAGGGTTGCGAAAGATACTGGAATTGCAACAGCTACTTTATACGATTGGAGAGATGGGATAACCACTCCCAAATTGGATAAACTCAAAATCCTAGCCGATTATTTCGGCGTATCAATCAAATACTTCATAGAGCAGAATACCGGATTAGATGTCCAATAA
- a CDS encoding DUF4231 domain-containing protein: protein MNINEYIVKRVDDQINWYDKKSQEAQKWYKLLQIIEIILASLIPLLSGYTSSCKKLSIIIGLFGAIIAIIESVSKLYKFHENWIQYRSTCEMLRYQKHLYITGSAPYNKEDETIENIFIRNIENIISSENNQWKNINTMKEESNDTPPTN from the coding sequence TTGAACATAAATGAATACATCGTAAAACGAGTAGACGACCAAATAAACTGGTATGACAAAAAATCTCAAGAAGCACAAAAATGGTATAAGCTTCTGCAAATCATAGAAATTATACTTGCTTCACTTATACCATTATTATCCGGATATACATCTTCTTGTAAAAAACTATCCATTATTATAGGATTATTTGGAGCAATTATTGCAATAATTGAATCTGTATCAAAGCTTTACAAATTTCATGAAAATTGGATACAATACCGGTCTACCTGTGAAATGCTTCGATATCAAAAGCATTTATATATAACCGGATCTGCACCTTACAATAAAGAAGATGAAACTATTGAAAATATTTTTATTCGTAATATCGAAAATATCATATCATCGGAAAATAATCAGTGGAAAAATATAAATACTATGAAAGAAGAATCAAATGACACTCCACCCACTAATTAA